ACTCCGTCTCGACGGACGAGACCCGTCCGGCGTTGAACGGCTCGCTCTTCCAGATCCGCGACGGCGAGCTGAGGATCGTCGCCACCGACGGGCACCGCCTCTCCAAGGCTTCCTGCAAGCCCCCGGGTGGCATTCCCACACCCCCCAAAGGGGATGTGATCGTGCCCCTCAAGGCCTTGAATCAGGTCCTGCGTCTGCTCTCGGGGGCCGCCCAGCCCGTTCAGATCGGCATCTCCAAAAATCACGCGCGATTTGCGATCGGGGACACAACGCTCACGACGAAGCTGATCGAAGGGCCATTCCCGAATTACGAGCAGGTGCTTCCGAAGCAGAACAACAAACATCTAAGAGTGAAGCGGGAGAATTTCGCCCAGGCGCTCGAGCGGGTCTCGGTGTTCTCGGACAGCCTCACGCGCCAGGTGAAGCTCTCCCTTCGCCCGAACCGCCTAACGCTGATCGTGCAGACCCCCGACCAGGGAGAAGCGACCGAGGAGCTCGACGCCCAGTACGGCTCGGACGATCTCGACATCGGGTACAACGCCGCCTACTTGCTCGACATTCTCCGCACGGTGGACAGCGAAGAGGTCGACATTCGTCTCAATACGCCGGTGACGGCAGGTCTCATCGCGCCCGCTGCCCTAGGGGACAAGGGGAGCTCCGCGAAGGAAGATCTCCTCTGTCTCGTGATGCCCCTCCGCCTGGCGAGCTGACCCGGAACGCGTGCGACTTCAATCCATCGAGCTTCGCGAATTCCGGAACCACAGAGAGGCCAGGTTCGACCTGTGCGGGGATTCCGCGCTGGTCACGGGCGAAAACGCATCAGGGAAAACGAACCTGATCGAGGCGGTCGTGCTGCTCTCGATCGGAAGATCGTTCCGCGGCGCGCGGGATCCCGCCATGGCGCGGCGAGGCGCGGATCTCTTCGAGGTCCGCGGTCGGGTAGAAAGCAGGCTCGGGGTCACGAGCGAGATCGTCACGCGCGGCGGGACGGGACCGAAGGAAGTATTCGTGGACGGCTCGCCCCTCGACCGGATCACGGACCTGCTGGGACGATTCTGCACCGTCCACTTCTCGGTCGAGGATGTGGCGGTCTTGAACGGCGGGCCGGCCTCCCGCCGGCGCTTCCTGGACGTGGCCCTCTGCCAGCTCGAGTCGGCTTACGTGGGAGCGCTCCGCGAGTACACGGCGGCGCTCAAGCAGCGAAATCGCCTCTTGCTCGCGGACCGGCACGGGCCCTCCGCGGATCCCGGCGAATGGTCGGCCTGGGAAGAGATCCTTGCCCGGGCCGGCGTGGCACTCGATCGCCGCCGCCGGACGCTTTGCGCGGAAATGGACCGCAATCTGCGGGAGCTGTCCAAGCAGGTGGACAAGGCGCTCGATCCCACGCTGGAGTATCGGGACGGATTCGCGGATTCCGGGGCTTCGGAGGAAGAAGAAGTGACGTCCCGGTTCGAGGATCTCGAACGAGCCCGCTCCCGCGATCGGAGAATGGGCTGGACGATGCACGGTCCGCACCGGGCGCGCCTTTCCTGTGGCATAGGAGGAGAGGAGCTTGCGGAGGGCGCCTCCCGCGGGTATTCGAGGCTCTACTCGATTCTCCTGAGGCTCGCGCTCGCGCGGGTGTTTGAGGAACGGCAGAACGACCCGCCGGTGGTTCTCCTCGATGACCCCGAATCGGAGTTGGATCCTCGCTGGATCGGCCGGGTCCTGAAGCTCGTTCCGGAGTCGAGCCAGGTGCTCGTGACGGCGTGCCGAGAGCTTTCGGAGACGCCGGCGCGGTTCCGCCGGCTGCCGATCGACCTGGCCGCCCTTGCGTGGAGCGCCCCGTGAGGCGCCCCTTGCGACGAACCGGGGAATCGCACGGGGAGGCGCCGGGGTTCCAGCCGGTGGCCGAGGTTCTCGAACAGGTGCTCCAGGCGCTCAAGCTCGAGACGCGGTTCGCCGCGGCGGAGGCGACCGATTGCTGGGCTCTGGCCGTCGGCCCCGAAGTGCTCGCGCGGACACGCTGCGTCGGTGTGCGCGACCGGGAGCTTTTGGTTGAGGTGCAAGGCGCGGTCTGGATGGGGCACCTCGCCGTGTTGAGGCAGGGCATCCTGGATCAGATGAACCGGACGCTCCCAGCCTCGGGACGGTTGCGCGCCATACGATTCGTACCCATGAGATCCAAGGAGGAACGTACGCGGTGACAGGACCTCGCGAGGAAGCGGCCACGTTGACGCCGACCCCAGAGGGACATTCGTACGACGCCCGAAACATCCAGGTCCTGAAAGGTCTGGAAGGGGTGCGGAAGCGTCCCGCGATGTATATCGGCTCCACCGGCCAGAGCGGGCTCCATCACCTCGTCTTCGAGGTGGTGGACAACTCCGTCGACGAAGCGCTCGCGGGATATTGCACCGAGGTGGGCGTCGCGATCCACGCGGACTCGAGCGTGACGGTTGTCGACAACGGCCGTGGGATTCCCGTGGATACGCACCCCACCCAGAACAGGCCGGCGGTCGAGGTCGTGATGACGACGCTCCACGCCGGCGGGAAGTTCGACGAGAACTCCTACAAAGTGTCCGGCGGCCTCCACGGGGTGGGCGTGTCGGTCGTGAACGCGCTCTCCGAGTGGCTCGAGGTCGAGGTGCGCCGCGACGGGAAGCGGTATCAGCAGCGCTACGAGCGGGGCGAGGTCAAGTCCGATCTCCGGGTGCTGGGGGAAACGGGCGAGGCGGGGACGACCGTCCACTGGAAGCCGGACCCCACCGTTTTCGAGACGGTGGACTACAGCTTCGACACCCTTTCGCAGCGGCTCCGCGAGCTCGCGTTCTTGAACAAGGGCATCCGGATCACCTTCCTGGATGAACGGACCGGGAAGAAACACGATTTCCAGTACGAGGGAGGCATCTCCTCCTTCGTGAAATACCTGAATGAAAACAAGACCGTGCTCCATCCCGCCCCGATCTATCACACGAAGGACCGGGACCGGGCGACGGTCGAGTTCGCCGTCCAGTACAACGACGGCTACGTGGAGAATGTGTTCTCCTTCGTGAACAACATCAACACCGTCGAGGGGGGCACCCATCTGATCGGATTCCGCGCGGCCCTCACGCGCACCATCAACAACTACGCCGAGCGCGAGGGGCTCCTGAAATCGCTGAAGGAAGTCACGCTGGGCGGCGAGGACGTGCGCGAGGGGCTGACCGCGGTCGTGAGCGTGAAGCTGCCGGATCCGCAGTTTGAGGGTCAGACCAAGGCCAAGCTCGGCAACACCGAGGCGAAGGGGATAGTCGAGTCGGTCGTCGGCGAGGGGCTCCGGAACTATTTCGAGGAGAATCCCCAGGTCGCCCGGAAGATCGTCGAGAAATGTATCTCGACCGCCCGGGCGCGCGAGGCGGCCCGGAAGGCGCGCGACCTGGCGCGCCGGAAGAGCATCCTGGACTCCGGCTCGCTGCCGGGGAAGCTGGCCGATTGCCAGCTCACGGATCCCGCGCTGTGCGAGATCTACCTCGTGGAGGGGGACTCGGCCGGTGGGTCGGCCAAGATGGGCCGAGACCGGAAGAACCAGGCGATCCTCCCCCTCAAGGGGAAGATCCTGAACGTGGAGAAAGCCTCGCTCGACAAGATGCTCTCCAACGAGGAAATCCGGACCCTCATCACCGCGATCGGAACGGGGATTGCCGAGGACTTCGACGCCGACAAAGCGCGCTATCACCGGATCATCATCATGACCGACGCGGACGTGGACGGGGCGCATATTCGCACCCTCCTCCTCACCTTCTTCTTCAGGCACATGAAGCCCTTGATCGAGCGCGGCTATATCTATATCGCCATGCCGCCGCTCTATCGTGTGCAGAAGGGGAAGACGGTCCGCTACGCCTACGACGAGACAGAGCGCGACCATGCGTACGAGGAGCTGGGTCGGAAGGGAATCACGCTTCAGCGCTACAAGGGATTGGGCGAGATGAATCCCGACCAGCTCTGGGCCACGACCATGGATCCCCAAACGCGGTCCATGCTCCAGGTCAAGCTCGAGGACTTGCCCGAGGCAGAGCGGATGTTCACGGTGCTGATGGGAGATCAGGTGGAGCCGCGCCGCAAATTCATCGAGGAGTACGCCGACAGCGTCCGGAATCTGGATATCTAAGGCCGCGTCCGTCGTCGTCGGCCGAACCTTGAAGGAGATTTTGATCCATGGCCACGCGTGAGAAAGTCGTTCCGATCTACGTCGAAGACGAGATGCGGAACTCCTACATCGACTATTCGATGTCGGTCATCATCTCGCGCGCCCTTCCCGACGTCCGGGACGGCCTGAAGCCCGTCCACAGGCGGATTCTGGTGGCGATGCGCGAGCTGAATCTGCTCCACGACCGCCCGTTCCGGAAATCCGCCAAGATCACCGGCGACGTCACGGGGAACTACCACCCACATGGGACCGCGGCCGTTTACGAGACCATGGTTCGCATGGCGCAGACCTTCTCGATGCGCTACCCGCTCGTGGACGGGCAGGGAAACTTCGGTTCCGTCGACGGTGACGCCCCGGCGGCCGAGCGATACACCGAGGCACGGCTCACCGAGTTCGCGGAGGAGATGCTCCGCGACATCGAGCGCGACACGGTCGGCATGCGGCCGAACTACGACGAGTCGCGCGAGGAGCCGGTGGTGCTTCCGGCCGGGGTGCCGAACCTCCTCGTCAACGGCTCGGCCGGCATCGCGGTGGGCATGGCGACGAACGTGCCGCCGCACAATCTCCGGGAAATCGTGGATGCGATTCACCACGTCATCGATCATCCCGACTGCGAGGTGGACGAGCTCCTGTCGTTGGTGCAGGGGCCCGATTTTCCGACCGGCGGCGTGATCTACGGCCGGCAGGGGGTCCAGGATTGCTACCGCACCGGTCGGGGCCATATCACCGTGAGGTCCCGCGCCACGATCGAGGAGATCAAGAAAGACCGCGAGGCGATCATCGTCAGCGAGATTCCCTACATGGTGAGCAAGGCGGCCCTCCTCGAGAAAATCGCGGACCTGGTCAAGGATGGCCCGCTCGACGGGATCTCCGATCTTCGCGACGAGTCCGATCGCGAGGGCATGCGGATCGTGATCGAGTTGAAACGCGACGCGCAGCCCAAGGTCGTCCTGAACCAGCTCTTCAAGCACACCCAGATGCAGACGACGTTCGGCGCCAACATGCTCGCCCTCGTCGGCAACCGGCCGCTCACGCTGACCCTCAAGGAGATGATCGAGCACTACATCGCGCACCGCCGGGACGTCGTGGTCCGGCGCACGCGGTTCGATCTCGCGGAGGCGGAACGGCGCGCGCATATCCTCGAAGGGCTGAAGATCGCCCTCGACCACATCGACGAGATCGTGGCCCTGATCCGCGCGGCAGCGGACACCGACGGCGCCCGGACCGGGCTCATGAGCCGCTTCGGGCTGAGCGAGGTCCAGGCGAATGCGATCCTCGAGATGCGGCTGTCCAGGCTCACGGGCCTCGAGCGGCAGAAGGTCGAGGACGAGTACCTCGAAGTGATCCAGCTCATCGACCAGTTGAAGGCGATCCTCGAATCGCCGGCGAAGGTCCTGCAGATCATCAAGGACGAGCTGGCGGCGGTGCGGGAGCGGTTTGGAGACGAGCGCCGGACCGAGATCGTCGCGGGCTCCGGGGAGTTCGAGGCGGAGGACCTGATCGCCGAAGAGGACATGGTGATCACGATCTCCCACGCGGGGTATATCAAGCGCCTTCCGGTGACCACGTACCGAAGCCAGCGCCGCGGCGGGCGCGGCGTCACGGGTGCGGGGACCCGCGAAGAGGATTTCATTGAGCACCTGTTCATCGCCTCGACCCACAGCTACATCCTCGTGTTCACAGACCGCGGGCGCGTCTACTGGCTCAAGGTTCACGAGGTTCCGCAGGGGGGGCGCACCGCGAAGGGCAAGGCGATCGTCAACATGGTCGAGATGTCGCAGCAGGAGCGGGTCGCCTCCGTGCTCCCGGTCAAGGAGTTCCAGGACACCCACTTCATCATGATGTGCACGGCGAGGGGGACCGTGAAAAAGACGCCTCTCTCCGCCTACTCGAATCCGCGGCGCGGCGGCATCGTGGCGATCGGCGTGGAATCGGAGGATTCTCTCATCGACGCGGTCCTCACGGACGGCTCCCAGGACATCATTCTTCAAAAGAGAAACGGCAAGGCGATCCGCTTCAACGAGCAGGACGTTCGGCCGATGGGACGCACCGCCTACGGAGTGCGTGGGGTCACGCTCGAGGAGGACGACGCGGTGGTCGGCATGATCGCGGTGAAGCGGGAAGCCGCGCTCCTCGTGGCGACCGAGAACGGCTACGGCAAGCGCTCACCGATTTCCGACTACCGGATCACGGGGCGCGGCGGGAAGGGGATCATCTCCATCCAGGCGACCGAGCGCAACGGGAGGGTCGTGGCGGCCCTGGAGGTGATCCCGACCGACCAGGTCATGCTCATCACGCGCGGCGGGATCGTCATCCGCACGAAGGTCTCCGAGATATCCGAGATCGGACGCAACACCCAGGGAGTCCGGCTCATCAACTTGGAGGCGGGGGACCAGCTGATCGACGTCGCCAAGGTGGAGGAGAAGGACGAGGGAGAGGAGGTGTAGCTGGATCCGAGGATCTCGACCTCCACGGTTCGGAGGCTCTCCGATTACTACCGGGTCTTGGAGGAGCTCGAGCTGGAAGGCGTCAAGACAATTTCCTCGCAGGGGCTCGCCCATCTGAGCGGCGTCACGTCCGCGCAGGTCCGCAAAGATCTCTCCTACTTCGGCAACTTCGGAAAGCGCGGGCTCGGCTATAACGTCGCGCGGCTGAGGAAGGAGATTCGACTCATCCTGGGCTTGAACCGGCGATGGAAGGTGGCCCTGGTCGGCGCCGGGAACATCGGCTCGGCTCTCTTCTCGTACAAGGAATTCCGTCGGCAGGGATTCGATTTTGCCGCCGTCTTCGATGTGAGCCCCGACCGGGTGGGCCAGCGGTGGCGCGACCTTCACATCCTCAACGTCGAGTCTCTGCAACAGGAGACCGAGCGACTGGGGCTCGAGATCGGGGTGATCGCCGTTCCCGCGCGCGCGGCTCAAGCGGTCGCCGACCGGATGGTCCATGCGGGAATGCGTGGCATCCTGAACTTCGCCCATCGGAAGCTCTTCGTGCCCCCCCGGGTCGCCTTGAGAAACGTGAACCTCGCGGTCGAGCTCGAAAGCCTTTCGTTCTCGATCAAAGCCCTTCTCGCCCGGCCCGCGCGCCGGGCGCGCCGCTGAAGCGCGCCCTCGTCCGCCCATGACGGATCGGGCGGGCAGGTCCGCCGCCGCGACCCGCCGGATCGCCGAGGGGGCGCTGCTCCTCATCGCGGCGATCTGGGGCACGACGTTCCCGCTCCTCCGCATCACGCTTCAGAGACTCTCCCCCTACGACGTCATCGCGCTCCGGTTCACGATCGCCGCGATCGTGCTGGCCCTGATCTACCCGAGGCGGCTCAGCCGGATGGGGCCGGCCGCGGTATGGGACGGCGTCCGCACGGGCCTCTTCATGGTCGCGGGCTACCTCACCCAGGCCATCGGGCTCACCACCATCAGCACGCCGCGATCGGCGTTCCTGACCGGAACGGCCGTGGTCGTCGTGCCGCTGGTGTCCTTCCTCGTCTTGCGCCTGGGAGTGGGGCTCGGCGAGGCGGCGGGGGTCGGTCTCGCGTTCCTGGGCCTGGCGTTTTTTTACGCCGACGCGGGGCTCACGCTTCGTGCGGGGGACCTCTGGACCCTTGCCGGCGCCGCGGCGTTCGCGGCCCAAGTCGTCTACACGAATATCGCGGCCCGACGAAGCGATCCCTTCGCGGTCTCGGCGCTGCAGGCGGTGGTCGCGGCCGCCGTCGGCTGGATCTTCGTCGGGGTGCATGGCGGGCTTTCCGTTCCGATCCGCTCCGTTCCGTGGGGCACGATGCTCTACCTCGCGGCCGTCGCGACCGCCTTCATTCTCGTGCTCCAGACCTGGGCGCTTGGAAAGACAAAGCCGGTTCGGGCCGGGGTGATCTACTCGATGGAGCCTGTTTTTGCCTCGATCTTCGCGATGACCTTTTTCGGCGAGGGCATGAGCGCGCGCGAAGCGGCGGGCAGTGTCGCGATTCTCGCCGGGGTGCTCGTCGCCGAGCTCAGGAAATCCGCCCCGGGAAGCGGGGCTTCGGTAAGGAAGGCCCGGCCCTAGTCAGCGCGACCCGGCCGGCTGCGGGGGGACCGGTGGCCGGGGCGTCACCGGCAACGCCCGGGCAAAGGCGCGGAACGGCTCCTCGAGGGCCAGGGCCAGCTCCGGGGGCGGCGGGTATCCCTGACTCTCCGGCGGGACCGCCTGGGGGCCGACCTCCACGGTGACACCGGGCGGCGCGCCCGGCAGGACAGAGGCGAGAATCGGCTTCGAGTTCTCGCTCGAGCCTTCGTACGCGGCGCTCATCACGAGCTCCGACCTCGACACGTCGTAGAGATGAACCTGGACGCTCGCGTCCCTACCGGTGATCCCCATCGCGTACTCCGGTCGGATCACTCCGGTGTCGGCGGCCGAGACGCCCCGCGCCGAATTGCGTATCCGTTCTCTTGTAACCCGGGCGAGCACCACGAACCGGGCCTTCCCCCGCAGCGAATCGGCGATCTCGCGGAGCGCGGCCGAGTCCAGCGTTCCCTGGTACTCGTAGGCGAGGAGAATCCGGCGATAGCGCTCCGGTCCGAGCACGCTCCGGACGCTGTCGGCGCGGATCAGCGGGATGTCCCGACGTTCCTCGGCCAGAGTTCTCTCCAGCATGGCCACGAGGGGCGGGCGGACCTGGTCGGGCTCCTGGTATTTCACCACGCCCAGGACCGCAATCTTCCCCTGGCGCAGGTCGGCCTCCGTGAGCCCCGTGTCCAGGCGCAAGAGGGTTGATTCCGAGGCGCATCCGGCGAGGGTCCCGCAAAGAAGGAAGCCCGCGAGCGCGATGCGTTGCGGCGGCTTCATGGGACGGAGTGTACGCCATGCGGTTCGGGGCGGCGCGCCGCGGTTCACGGGAAGCCGCCGGTCACCTCGTCCAGCGCCTGCGTGAGCGCGATCGCGATCTCGGCGAAATGGTGCGGATCCGAGACGAGCGGCGGGGCCACGAGCAGGTGGTCCCCCCGCTCCCCGTCGGCCGACCCGGCTCCCGCGTAGATCAGAACCCCTCGATCGCGGCAGGCTGCCTCCATTCGCTCGGCGATCCCGAGCTCGCGCGGGAACGGGGTCCCCGACCGGTCCGCCTGAAGCTCCACCCCCCGGAGAAACCCGAGCCCGCGCACGTCGCGGACGTGGGGATGCCGCGCGAGCGGAGCGAGCGCGCCGGCGAGGAGCGTTTCTTTGCCGCGCACCCGCTCGTGGATCTTCTCCTCGCCCAGCGCCGAGAGCACGCGCCGGCCCACCGCGCACGCGATCGGATTGCCGCCGTAGGTCTGAGCGTGGACGAAGGGGCCGTCCGGCGAGGAATCGAGCGCCGTGGCCACGCGACGGGCGAGGAGAACGCCGCCGATGGGCGCGTATCCCGCACCCGCGCCCTTGCCGAAGACTACGACGTCGGGGACGGCGCCCCGGTCCTCGGCGCCCTCGGCGAGTCGCGTCCATGCGAAGAGCCCGCCGACCCGGCCGAACCCGGTCAACACCTCATCCGCGATCCATAGCGCGCGCCCCGCTTCGCAGGCGTCGCGGAGCCGGGTGATAAAGCCGGGGGGCGGCACCGGCGCGCCCAGGCCGGCCGCGGGAATGGTCTCGGCGATCAGCGCCGCGGCGCCTGCCACCTCCTCTTCGAGCGAAGCGCCGGCCCCCTCCGCGAACGCCTGCGACCCACCCCCCAGCACCGCCTCGAAGGGCGCGCGTCGGGGGCGGTAGTCGGTCACCCGCAGCGCGCCGAGGGTCGCTCCGTGATAATGGCCGCGCACGTGCGCCACGCGCGTCCGATCGGGATGCCCGATGGCGCGCTGGTAACGGAAGGCGGCCTTGAGGGCGACCTCCACCGCCTCGCTTCCGGAAGACGTGAAGAGCACGCGTGAGAAAGGAGGGCCCGCCGCCTCGAGAAGCGCCCGGGCGTACCGTTCGGATTCCTCGCTTTCGAATGCGGCAGGACGGGCGAAGGGCAGCCGCGAAGCGGACTCCGCCATCGCGCCGGCGAGGTCCGCGCGGCCGTAGCCCAGCTGCACGCAGAAGGCTCCCGAGATCGCGTCGAGGTAGCGGCGGCCCGCCGAATCCCAGACGTGCACACCTTCGGCGCGGACGAGCGTGGAGCGGGGCGATGGCGAAGCGGACTCGGCCACGCCGGCGACAATGCCAGCGCCGGAGGGGGAAGGCTAGCCCGAGTTCGTGGCGCGCGTGGCGGCGCGCTCCAGGGCCGAAAGGCTGGAGGAAGCGAGGCGTATCGCCGAGGCCAGGAGAAGGCATGCTTCGGCGCGGGAGAGGTTCTTGTTCGATTGCGCGAGCGATTCGAACCCGGGATCGAGCATCGGAGCCGGCTTGACCGGGACGACCTTGGCCTGCCGCACCCTGGCCTGGACTCCACGGGCCGCGGCCTCCTTGGCGGCCCGGGCGGCCCTTGCCGCGGCAAGCTTTCTCCGTGCTTCGGTTTCGGCGGAGGCGAGCTTCTGCGCCTCGTGCTCGGCGGCGATGGCCGCCTCGCGCCCCGCGAATTCCTCGTTGAAATCGCGCGCGAGCTGCTCGGTCGCGATCTGGGCCAGGCACTGGCCTCGGGCGGTGCGGCGGTCCAGGCACCGGAGCACCAGCTCGAGCGCGTCCGACCGGCTCAGGCGATCGCTCGCGCGCTGTCGGGAGCGCGCGGCGTCATCCAGGATTCCGGAATCCACGAGCGCGTCGAGATTGGACCCGAACTCGTCCTTGGTGAACGGGGTGCCGAGGTGGAAGACCGAAACGAGGGCCGCGCAAAAGGCTTCCCGCGAGATGGATTCGTCCGGATCGAAATGCCCTTTGGAGCCGATCATCACGCCGTCCTTGATCGCGGCCAAGGCGTAGCGGAATTGCCAGCTCCCGGGCTCCAGGTCTTCGTAGCGGATCACACGGTCCTGGAGGAAGGCGAGCGGATCGACCGTATGCGGGACGACCGTCTGCGCCGGCTCTCCATCCGCAAACTCGGCTTCCGGATCCAAATCGTCGTCGGCGTCGGCGAGATCGGTGTTTTCGTCGAGCCGGGTCGTGCGGATTTCAAGATGCAGGTGCGGGGCGGTCGCGCGCCCGGTCCGACCCACCTTGGCGATGGGTTGCCCCGCCGCGACGACCTCCCCCTTCTTGACCAGAACGGACCGCGGCATGAGATGCGCGTAGAGAGAGTAGACGATGTCTCCGTTCGGCAGCCTGTGGCGGATCACGACCCGGTTTCCCCAGCCGGTGCGCCAGCGGTAGGACATCCGGTACCGGGTTCCATAGGTGTAGATCCGCTGGCCGTTCACGATCGTCGGCAGCTTGATCCTCTGCGGCTTGCGAACTTTGATGAGGGCGTTGCCGTCGCTCACCTCGACGACCCCCGCCGCGACCGATCGGACGACATGACCGCCCGAGCCATTGGAGAGATCCACGCCGTAGTGGATCCTCTGCGGCCGGTTCTTGCGGGCGCGGCGCACGGCGAGGTAGCGATCCGAAACGTGGAATCCGTCCCGCTCCCCGGCGGCCGGTTTCGTGAAATCCTGCTCGTCTCCGATCGGATAAACGAAGGCCCGGGCGGTGGGGGTCGAGGGGTCATCAGCCCTGGCCGTCGGGGCGGGAAGGAAGGGGAAAAGGAGGGTCGCGGCAATCAGGGAGCGACACGCCCCGCGAACGATCGTGCCGCCCCCCCGCACGCGCTAGTCTTCCCCTGGAGCCGCGATGCTTTGCGGCAGTCCGAAACGGAACGTCCAGTCGAGGAGCCTTCTCGCTTCCGCGAACCGGAGCCGGTTGCTCGGCGCCCCGAGAAGGACGGCTGTTACCTCCGTTCCGGAGGGGGTCTCGACAAGCGTGGCGAGGCAGTAGCCGGCCTCGCTGATGAACCCGGTCTTCCCGCCGGTGATACGCCACTTGCTCCGGAGCAGCCTGTTCGTATTCACGAGCCGGTGGAGCTTGCGGTCCGAGGCGAACGTGTAGGTTTGTTTCTGCATGATGGAGCCGACGATCGGGTTCGAGGCGGCGGTGCGCAACAGGGCGGCGATGGCCTGGGCGGTCGCCACGTTTTGTTCGCTCAAGCCCGTGGGCTCCACGAAACGCGCCCCCGTGAGGCCCAGCGAGTCCGCGAGCAGGTTCATTCTCCGAACGAATTCCTCGGTCGGGACGCCGCAGGATCGAACGAGCGCCTTCGTGGCGACATTATCGGAGGCCATGAGGGCCGCGTGCAGCAGGTCCCGGACGGTGATCTCCTCCCGCGGGCGGATGTGCGAGCGGCTCGAGTTCTTCACGTCTTCCCGCGCAATCTCCACGACCTGATCGAATTGCGGCCCGGTCTGGAAGAAGACGAGGGCGGTCATGAGCTTGGTCAAGCTCGCGATCGGATAGAGCTCCTCCGGATTCTTCTGGAAGAGCACGCGATTGCTGGTCGCATCCACGACGTAGGCGGCCTTCGCGTGCAGCCTCGGAATGCCATCGCGTGTCACCTGGGGCAGTGAGAAGGCCGCGTGCCGGCGGAGCCCCCGCCGCACGTGCCGGCGGGTCCGGGTCCGGGAGGCTTTCGACGTCGTGCGGGCCCCCGAAGTGGACGCGAGCGTGGCCCCGTCGGAGCCGGCCGAGCGTGCGTATTGCCAGGCCGAGGCGGTCGTAGCGTGCATCGTCGATCCCAGGGTAACCAGGAGGCCACATGCCATGGAAAGTATCGTTCGGCGACGAATCATAGTTTTCCCAGCCCTTATCCTTTTGGATTCCTGCGAGTTATAGGAGGGAGACATGGGGACGTTCCCTCCGGGCTTATCGGACTGGGCACTCCGATATGTAGCAAAAACCGTACGCGCCAGGGTGCTGGAGACACCAAGCCCTCCACATGCTAGCACGCCGCCCGCCCGGGTCCAACTTCTTTTGGCTTTTGGGACTACGTCAGAAAGGGAGGGGCGGGTGGGCTTGAACAGTTCTCGATGGGCTCGAACCATCCAATGGAAACCCCCACCCGCCGGGTCGATGGCTTCTAGTTTTCGTCTTGTTTGTCGTTCCGGCCGCGGTCGTCACGACGATCGCGGTCCCTGGGCTCCAACACGCCGCCC
This sequence is a window from Candidatus Eisenbacteria bacterium. Protein-coding genes within it:
- a CDS encoding M23 family metallopeptidase, encoding MRGGGTIVRGACRSLIAATLLFPFLPAPTARADDPSTPTARAFVYPIGDEQDFTKPAAGERDGFHVSDRYLAVRRARKNRPQRIHYGVDLSNGSGGHVVRSVAAGVVEVSDGNALIKVRKPQRIKLPTIVNGQRIYTYGTRYRMSYRWRTGWGNRVVIRHRLPNGDIVYSLYAHLMPRSVLVKKGEVVAAGQPIAKVGRTGRATAPHLHLEIRTTRLDENTDLADADDDLDPEAEFADGEPAQTVVPHTVDPLAFLQDRVIRYEDLEPGSWQFRYALAAIKDGVMIGSKGHFDPDESISREAFCAALVSVFHLGTPFTKDEFGSNLDALVDSGILDDAARSRQRASDRLSRSDALELVLRCLDRRTARGQCLAQIATEQLARDFNEEFAGREAAIAAEHEAQKLASAETEARRKLAAARAARAAKEAAARGVQARVRQAKVVPVKPAPMLDPGFESLAQSNKNLSRAEACLLLASAIRLASSSLSALERAATRATNSG
- a CDS encoding D-alanyl-D-alanine carboxypeptidase, with the translated sequence MHATTASAWQYARSAGSDGATLASTSGARTTSKASRTRTRRHVRRGLRRHAAFSLPQVTRDGIPRLHAKAAYVVDATSNRVLFQKNPEELYPIASLTKLMTALVFFQTGPQFDQVVEIAREDVKNSSRSHIRPREEITVRDLLHAALMASDNVATKALVRSCGVPTEEFVRRMNLLADSLGLTGARFVEPTGLSEQNVATAQAIAALLRTAASNPIVGSIMQKQTYTFASDRKLHRLVNTNRLLRSKWRITGGKTGFISEAGYCLATLVETPSGTEVTAVLLGAPSNRLRFAEARRLLDWTFRFGLPQSIAAPGED
- a CDS encoding aspartate aminotransferase family protein is translated as MVAGVAESASPSPRSTLVRAEGVHVWDSAGRRYLDAISGAFCVQLGYGRADLAGAMAESASRLPFARPAAFESEESERYARALLEAAGPPFSRVLFTSSGSEAVEVALKAAFRYQRAIGHPDRTRVAHVRGHYHGATLGALRVTDYRPRRAPFEAVLGGGSQAFAEGAGASLEEEVAGAAALIAETIPAAGLGAPVPPPGFITRLRDACEAGRALWIADEVLTGFGRVGGLFAWTRLAEGAEDRGAVPDVVVFGKGAGAGYAPIGGVLLARRVATALDSSPDGPFVHAQTYGGNPIACAVGRRVLSALGEEKIHERVRGKETLLAGALAPLARHPHVRDVRGLGFLRGVELQADRSGTPFPRELGIAERMEAACRDRGVLIYAGAGSADGERGDHLLVAPPLVSDPHHFAEIAIALTQALDEVTGGFP
- a CDS encoding DMT family transporter, with protein sequence MTDRAGRSAAATRRIAEGALLLIAAIWGTTFPLLRITLQRLSPYDVIALRFTIAAIVLALIYPRRLSRMGPAAVWDGVRTGLFMVAGYLTQAIGLTTISTPRSAFLTGTAVVVVPLVSFLVLRLGVGLGEAAGVGLAFLGLAFFYADAGLTLRAGDLWTLAGAAAFAAQVVYTNIAARRSDPFAVSALQAVVAAAVGWIFVGVHGGLSVPIRSVPWGTMLYLAAVATAFILVLQTWALGKTKPVRAGVIYSMEPVFASIFAMTFFGEGMSAREAAGSVAILAGVLVAELRKSAPGSGASVRKARP
- a CDS encoding redox-sensing transcriptional repressor Rex, whose product is MDPRISTSTVRRLSDYYRVLEELELEGVKTISSQGLAHLSGVTSAQVRKDLSYFGNFGKRGLGYNVARLRKEIRLILGLNRRWKVALVGAGNIGSALFSYKEFRRQGFDFAAVFDVSPDRVGQRWRDLHILNVESLQQETERLGLEIGVIAVPARAAQAVADRMVHAGMRGILNFAHRKLFVPPRVALRNVNLAVELESLSFSIKALLARPARRARR